Proteins found in one Clostridium kluyveri DSM 555 genomic segment:
- a CDS encoding heavy metal translocating P-type ATPase, with amino-acid sequence MIKNASLKVYGMTCTLCSTTIECAVSEIEGIDKINVSYAAEKAKFQYDNDKTNLEDIKQKIELLGFSVGEENEKNTDKGLTRQEIERNKLRNLFIISAILSTPLIIGMILGTTGFCHNTFDPNSANKWGNTIEILRLKSSQLHNWKFQLTLATIVQFIIGFRFYKSSFYALKAKAFTMDLLVVIGTTAAYFYSLYIALFETVTYTLGMVNLYFESSVTIITLVLLGRYLESIAKSKTAASIKALNKLQPKTARILKNNIEHAVPIEKVSIGDILMVKPGEKIPVDGIVLTGYSSVDESMLTGESVPVEKKKDDLVTGASINKNGTFTFKATKVGNDTVFSNIIKLVEEAQESKAPIQKIADKVSGLFIPAVLTVSALTFIIWYFVIFNQQIFIIDIAIIHAVSVLVVSCPCALGLATPAALMVGMGKGAENGILIKNGEKLEQCCKINTVVFDKTGTLTTGKLHITDIILFNKKQISSLNIIKEKDLMILAAAAEKPSEHPLGEAIYKYGKYNYEDEISTLDYFKYFPGRGITALVDDKKVLIGKETFLTENSVDLLELEDNLSKLQKQGKTSVLIAVNNILAGVIAMQDKIKDTSADAIKSLNKKNIEVYMITGDNKNTALSVANKLGIKNIIADVQPQNKAQEISKLKDKGKVVAMVGDGINDSPALATADIGFALGSGTDAAIESGDIVLLKEDLRALPEAIELSRITMRKIRQNLFWAFIYNIIAIPIAVTGHLNPVIGAAAMSFSSISVLLNSLSLKRFKF; translated from the coding sequence ATGATTAAGAATGCTTCATTAAAAGTTTACGGTATGACTTGTACATTATGTTCCACTACAATAGAATGTGCTGTTTCTGAAATTGAAGGTATAGATAAAATAAATGTAAGCTATGCTGCTGAAAAAGCAAAATTTCAGTACGATAATGATAAAACAAACTTAGAGGACATAAAACAAAAAATAGAATTATTGGGTTTCTCCGTGGGAGAGGAAAATGAAAAAAATACAGATAAAGGCCTTACAAGACAGGAAATTGAGAGAAACAAACTTAGAAATTTATTTATAATATCCGCTATTTTAAGTACTCCATTAATAATAGGCATGATACTTGGCACCACAGGTTTCTGTCACAATACTTTTGACCCTAATTCAGCTAACAAGTGGGGAAACACTATTGAAATTTTAAGATTAAAGTCCTCACAGCTCCACAACTGGAAATTTCAGCTTACACTGGCAACTATAGTTCAATTCATAATAGGTTTTAGATTTTACAAAAGTTCCTTTTATGCATTAAAGGCTAAAGCATTTACCATGGACCTATTGGTTGTCATAGGAACTACCGCTGCATATTTTTACAGCTTATACATTGCACTTTTTGAAACTGTAACATATACTTTAGGAATGGTAAATTTATATTTTGAATCCTCCGTTACTATAATTACCCTTGTACTTCTTGGAAGATATCTGGAATCCATTGCAAAAAGTAAAACAGCTGCTTCAATAAAAGCCCTGAACAAGCTCCAGCCCAAAACAGCCAGAATATTAAAAAACAATATTGAACATGCAGTTCCTATTGAAAAAGTATCCATAGGTGACATTCTAATGGTAAAACCAGGTGAAAAAATACCTGTAGACGGCATTGTACTTACAGGTTACTCTTCTGTTGACGAATCAATGCTTACAGGAGAAAGCGTACCTGTTGAAAAGAAAAAAGATGATTTGGTAACAGGTGCTTCTATAAACAAAAATGGTACTTTTACTTTTAAGGCTACTAAAGTTGGCAACGATACTGTATTCTCAAACATAATAAAGTTAGTCGAAGAAGCCCAGGAAAGCAAAGCTCCTATTCAAAAAATTGCAGATAAGGTATCAGGATTATTTATACCTGCTGTACTCACTGTATCAGCCCTTACATTTATTATATGGTATTTTGTGATTTTCAATCAGCAGATATTTATTATAGACATTGCTATAATTCATGCTGTTTCAGTTTTGGTAGTATCCTGTCCATGTGCATTGGGTCTCGCCACACCTGCTGCATTGATGGTAGGAATGGGAAAAGGAGCAGAGAACGGAATATTAATTAAAAATGGTGAAAAGCTAGAACAATGCTGTAAAATCAATACTGTGGTATTTGACAAAACGGGAACTTTAACCACAGGAAAACTTCATATTACCGATATTATTCTATTTAATAAAAAACAAATTTCATCTTTAAATATCATCAAAGAAAAAGATCTGATGATTTTAGCTGCAGCAGCTGAAAAACCTTCTGAACACCCTCTCGGAGAAGCCATATACAAATATGGAAAATATAATTATGAAGATGAGATAAGTACTCTGGATTATTTTAAGTATTTTCCAGGCAGGGGTATAACTGCACTTGTAGATGACAAAAAGGTTCTTATAGGAAAGGAAACCTTTTTAACGGAAAATTCAGTGGATTTATTGGAACTTGAAGATAACTTAAGTAAACTTCAAAAACAGGGAAAAACATCTGTGCTGATAGCAGTTAACAATATTTTAGCTGGAGTTATTGCCATGCAAGATAAAATAAAAGATACTTCAGCAGATGCCATTAAATCTCTTAACAAAAAGAATATAGAAGTTTATATGATCACAGGAGATAATAAAAATACAGCTCTATCAGTTGCAAATAAGCTTGGCATAAAAAATATAATAGCAGATGTACAGCCGCAAAACAAAGCTCAGGAAATTTCCAAATTAAAAGATAAAGGAAAAGTGGTAGCCATGGTGGGAGATGGTATAAACGATTCCCCTGCTCTTGCTACAGCAGATATAGGATTTGCCCTGGGATCAGGTACTGATGCTGCCATTGAAAGTGGTGACATAGTACTTTTAAAAGAAGATTTAAGAGCCTTACCGGAGGCAATAGAACTTTCAAGGATAACTATGAGAAAAATAAGACAGAACTTATTTTGGGCTTTTATTTATAACATAATTGCCATACCAATCGCAGTAACAGGACA